A part of Streptomyces sp. NBC_01235 genomic DNA contains:
- a CDS encoding Lrp/AsnC family transcriptional regulator → MLNDLDERIVHALAEDARRSYADIGQLVGLSAPAVKRRVDRLRATGAITGFTVRVDPAALGWETEGFVEIYCRRNTSPETIQRGLERYQEVVAASTVTGDADAVAQVFAADMRHFERVLERIAGEPFVERTKSVLVLSPLLRRFSSGSPT, encoded by the coding sequence GTGCTGAACGATCTCGACGAACGCATCGTGCACGCCCTCGCCGAGGACGCCCGCCGCTCCTACGCGGACATCGGGCAACTGGTCGGCCTGTCCGCGCCCGCCGTGAAACGCCGCGTGGACCGGCTGCGTGCCACCGGAGCCATCACCGGCTTCACCGTACGGGTCGACCCGGCGGCCCTCGGCTGGGAGACCGAGGGGTTCGTCGAGATCTACTGCCGGCGCAACACCTCCCCCGAGACCATCCAACGGGGCCTGGAGCGCTATCAGGAGGTGGTGGCCGCGTCCACCGTCACCGGGGACGCGGACGCCGTCGCCCAGGTCTTCGCCGCCGACATGCGCCACTTCGAACGCGTCCTGGAACGCATCGCGGGGGAGCCCTTCGTGGAACGGACGAAGTCCGTGCTGGTGCTCTCGCCGCTGCTCAGGCGTTTTTCCTCGGGTTCGCCGACCTGA